Proteins encoded in a region of the Deinococcus aestuarii genome:
- a CDS encoding DUF4097 family beta strand repeat-containing protein codes for MTIARRPPDRPLPPVLARIALGLALVAGGVGLGWQGARVTPVPGLETVRTPLRVPLSGATSLNVRLEGDRTTFLVGGLAWPERSALVGTATRRERNPVELATLRQENTLHAQVRLNVRPLNEGVIRGGTAPLQHRLEVGLTRGVPVTLTTDAYSGEARLDLHALRLRALSVRSSFGDVTATLPGRQSGPLTFVTLGGDVTLRAGSGWRSPALRVNTESGDVLLALGTARTEALNIGTRSGDVTGELPRAGRLSVTTGSGDVDLNLPDGAAGAFDFRSEGGRVTLVVPQGLSTRVRFTDRGAVDLPRGWLRQGNTAATTSRALDAPDLDLFIDARQSDLSTREPGTTPEGDPTP; via the coding sequence GTGACCATCGCCCGCCGTCCTCCCGACCGTCCCCTGCCGCCCGTCCTGGCCCGAATCGCCCTGGGGCTCGCCCTCGTGGCGGGTGGGGTGGGGCTGGGCTGGCAGGGCGCGCGGGTGACGCCGGTGCCCGGCCTGGAGACCGTCAGGACACCGCTGCGCGTGCCCCTCTCGGGTGCGACCTCGCTCAACGTCCGGCTGGAGGGCGACCGCACGACGTTCCTCGTCGGCGGGCTGGCGTGGCCGGAGCGCTCGGCGCTCGTCGGCACGGCGACCCGCCGCGAGCGCAACCCGGTGGAGCTGGCGACGCTCCGGCAGGAGAACACCCTCCACGCGCAGGTGCGGCTGAACGTCAGGCCGCTGAACGAGGGCGTGATCCGGGGAGGCACCGCGCCCCTGCAACACAGGCTGGAGGTGGGGCTGACCCGGGGGGTGCCCGTCACCCTCACCACCGACGCCTACAGCGGGGAGGCCCGACTCGACCTCCACGCCCTGCGGCTGCGGGCGCTCAGCGTGCGGTCGAGTTTCGGGGACGTGACGGCGACCCTGCCGGGGCGCCAGAGCGGGCCCCTGACCTTCGTCACGCTGGGGGGCGACGTGACCCTGCGCGCCGGGTCCGGGTGGCGCTCGCCCGCCCTGCGCGTGAACACCGAGAGCGGAGACGTGCTCCTCGCCCTCGGAACGGCCCGCACCGAGGCCCTGAACATCGGCACCCGCAGCGGCGACGTGACGGGCGAGTTGCCGCGCGCGGGTCGCCTGAGCGTGACCACGGGCTCGGGCGACGTGGACCTCAACCTCCCCGACGGGGCGGCGGGCGCCTTCGACTTCCGCTCGGAGGGGGGCCGGGTGACCCTGGTGGTGCCGCAGGGCCTCTCCACCCGGGTCCGCTTCACCGACCGGGGCGCGGTGGACTTGCCGCGAGGGTGGCTGCGCCAGGGCAACACCGCCGCCACCACCTCCCGCGCCCTCGACGCCCCCGACCTCGACCTCTTCATCGACGCGCGGCAGAGCGACCTCTCGACCCGCGAGCCGGGCACCACCCCCGAAGGAGACCCGACGCCGTGA
- a CDS encoding DUF5872 domain-containing protein, protein MNKKPEEKYTDPELRERLKDEIMQSDKGGAPGQWSARKSQLLVREYEAHGGGYLGEKDEAARSLEHWTEQDWQTVDGDEHARHGDSVSRYLPRAVWEALTPKERREAEQSKVSGSKEGEQHVDWPPAVRRAMERFEKEQGGK, encoded by the coding sequence ATGAACAAGAAACCCGAGGAGAAGTACACCGACCCCGAACTCCGCGAACGCCTCAAGGACGAGATCATGCAGTCCGATAAGGGCGGCGCTCCCGGCCAGTGGTCGGCGCGCAAGAGCCAGTTGCTCGTCCGCGAGTACGAGGCGCACGGCGGCGGCTACCTCGGCGAGAAGGACGAGGCGGCCCGCTCGCTCGAACACTGGACCGAGCAGGACTGGCAGACGGTGGACGGCGACGAACACGCCCGGCACGGGGACAGCGTGAGCCGCTACCTGCCCAGGGCCGTCTGGGAAGCCCTGACCCCCAAGGAGCGCCGCGAGGCCGAGCAGAGCAAGGTGAGCGGCTCGAAGGAGGGGGAACAGCACGTGGACTGGCCCCCCGCCGTCCGCCGCGCGATGGAGCGGTTCGAGAAGGAACAGGGCGGCAAGTAG
- a CDS encoding alpha/beta fold hydrolase, protein MLSGGPGCVNDLKPVAGLLPTFRCLLLDARGVGKSLGGPHDLGTALRDLEAVRQTLELERWAVLGHSWGADLGLAYALAHPERIMRLVSWAGTGIQNDRDWHAAYEAGKDAEPQFEVDWDPGVHRVLLDDWRRFIKTPDLLARLARLPTPVTFLHMGADIRPGWPAAQLAALLPRAEFLVLPGAPHNAWLTHGPELEEALRATLSDIQKEKRA, encoded by the coding sequence ATGCTGAGTGGTGGGCCGGGCTGTGTGAACGACCTGAAGCCCGTCGCAGGGCTGCTGCCCACCTTTCGTTGTCTTCTCCTCGATGCGCGCGGCGTGGGCAAAAGTCTAGGCGGTCCACACGATCTGGGAACGGCGCTCCGTGACCTGGAAGCCGTGCGGCAGACACTTGAGCTGGAACGCTGGGCCGTGCTGGGCCACTCTTGGGGAGCTGACCTGGGCCTCGCCTACGCGCTGGCGCACCCGGAGCGGATCATGCGGCTGGTGAGCTGGGCGGGGACCGGTATCCAGAACGACCGTGACTGGCACGCCGCCTACGAGGCTGGGAAAGATGCGGAGCCGCAGTTCGAGGTGGACTGGGACCCAGGGGTTCATCGGGTGCTGCTGGACGACTGGCGGCGTTTCATCAAGACGCCTGACCTGCTCGCCCGCCTCGCCCGGCTTCCCACGCCCGTCACCTTCCTGCACATGGGGGCCGACATCCGCCCTGGCTGGCCCGCCGCGCAACTCGCGGCGCTGCTACCACGAGCCGAATTCTTGGTGTTGCCCGGTGCGCCACATAACGCCTGGTTGACCCACGGCCCAGAGTTGGAGGAAGCACTGCGGGCCACGTTATCCGACATTCAAAAAGAAAAGAGGGCCTGA
- a CDS encoding AI-2E family transporter translates to MIAPPKPLNAFQYVWRSPWVRAAVFLLLFYALYRLFGQVRTVVVVFAVGYLIAYLANPLLNWLERGRVKRGLGVFFVLLLFVGIFALAAALVVTVSTQLIALLTGLPSQVGRLNDLLNGVFDWVGARGIPGTENVRARLTEAIQGSLQNLGQNIVPILQNLLSSTGTVFNSLISIGGVLGQVVLSLLLAVYLMLDYSRVNAALLHAFPRPWQPRVLEFTGLVGTAVGGYVRGQLVIAVFIGVFVWLGLTLIGIPSAAAIGFLAGAFNIVPYLGPIIGATPALLLALPFGWVKMLLVIVIFVAANQIESNFLSPYILSRTTDLHPVTVLIAILVGASLLGFVGALLAVPVVALGKLALEKYYYPSRVYTEGP, encoded by the coding sequence ATGATTGCGCCCCCCAAACCACTCAACGCTTTCCAGTACGTGTGGCGCAGCCCGTGGGTTCGCGCGGCCGTGTTCCTGCTGCTCTTCTACGCTCTGTACCGCCTGTTCGGCCAGGTCAGGACGGTGGTGGTGGTGTTCGCGGTGGGGTACCTGATCGCGTACCTCGCCAACCCGCTGCTGAACTGGCTGGAACGCGGGCGGGTCAAGCGCGGCCTGGGCGTCTTTTTCGTGCTGCTGCTCTTTGTCGGCATCTTCGCGCTGGCGGCGGCGCTGGTCGTCACCGTGTCCACCCAACTGATCGCCCTGCTCACGGGCCTGCCCTCGCAGGTGGGTCGCCTGAACGACCTGCTCAACGGCGTCTTCGACTGGGTGGGCGCACGCGGCATCCCCGGAACGGAAAACGTGCGGGCGCGGCTCACCGAGGCCATCCAGGGCTCCTTGCAGAACCTGGGGCAGAACATCGTCCCGATCCTGCAAAACCTGCTGAGTTCCACCGGCACGGTCTTCAACAGCCTGATCTCCATCGGCGGCGTTCTCGGCCAGGTCGTGCTGAGCCTGCTGCTCGCCGTGTACCTGATGCTGGACTACAGCCGGGTCAATGCCGCCCTGCTGCACGCCTTCCCCCGGCCCTGGCAACCGCGCGTGCTGGAGTTCACCGGGCTGGTCGGCACGGCGGTCGGCGGCTACGTGCGCGGGCAACTGGTGATCGCCGTCTTCATCGGCGTGTTCGTGTGGCTGGGCCTCACCTTGATCGGCATTCCCAGCGCCGCCGCCATCGGCTTCCTGGCCGGGGCCTTCAACATCGTGCCGTACCTGGGCCCGATCATCGGCGCGACGCCCGCCCTGCTGCTCGCCCTCCCCTTCGGCTGGGTCAAGATGCTGCTGGTGATCGTGATCTTCGTCGCCGCCAACCAGATCGAGAGCAACTTCCTGAGCCCCTACATCCTCAGCCGGACCACCGACCTGCACCCCGTCACCGTGCTGATCGCCATCCTGGTCGGGGCGTCCCTGCTGGGCTTCGTCGGGGCGCTGCTCGCCGTGCCCGTCGTCGCCCTGGGCAAGCTGGCGCTGGAGAAGTACTACTACCCCAGCCGGGTGTACACGGAAGGGCCGTAG
- a CDS encoding aldo/keto reductase, with amino-acid sequence MEYRKLLGTDLTVSAVGFGVWTVGTTWWGVKDEDMAVRLLRRAFDLGVTFFDNADTYASGRAEEIQRRALGDVRDQIVIGTKFGYDIYTHPERPGQQERPHDWTPEYLRKALEGSLRRLGTDYIDYYQLHNCRVDAIRKDDLWAELEKLKAEGLIRAYGTALGPALNERQIEEGIASIKERRAPTQIIYNLLEQVLGEQILPVAEEEGVGVMARVPHASGLLEGYMTLDTEFEPGDHRNWRMTTNARRKAWMEDGLKKVEGLNAEFVEGRDRTIGQLAIQFALRSPAMASVLPNIYDEKGLEEYAATFEAAPLTDDEYDAIQALYRDNFGLTHDLRGQEVAR; translated from the coding sequence ATGGAATACCGAAAGCTGCTCGGAACCGACCTCACCGTGAGCGCGGTGGGCTTCGGCGTGTGGACGGTCGGCACGACGTGGTGGGGCGTCAAGGACGAGGACATGGCCGTGCGGCTGCTCCGGCGCGCCTTCGACCTCGGCGTCACCTTCTTCGACAACGCCGACACCTACGCCTCGGGCCGCGCGGAGGAGATCCAGCGCCGCGCCCTGGGTGACGTGCGCGATCAAATCGTCATCGGCACGAAGTTCGGCTACGACATCTATACCCACCCCGAGCGCCCCGGCCAGCAGGAGCGCCCCCACGACTGGACGCCCGAGTACCTGCGCAAGGCGCTGGAGGGCTCGCTGAGGCGGCTGGGCACCGACTACATCGACTATTACCAGCTTCACAACTGCCGCGTGGACGCCATCCGCAAGGACGATCTGTGGGCGGAGTTGGAGAAGCTGAAGGCAGAGGGCCTGATCCGCGCCTACGGCACTGCCCTGGGCCCCGCGCTGAACGAGCGGCAGATCGAGGAGGGCATCGCCTCCATCAAGGAGCGCCGCGCGCCCACCCAGATCATCTACAACCTGCTCGAACAGGTCCTCGGCGAGCAGATTCTGCCCGTTGCAGAGGAAGAGGGCGTGGGCGTGATGGCCCGCGTGCCGCACGCCTCCGGGCTGCTGGAGGGCTACATGACCCTCGACACCGAGTTCGAGCCCGGCGATCACCGCAACTGGCGGATGACCACCAATGCCCGCCGCAAGGCGTGGATGGAAGACGGCCTCAAGAAGGTCGAGGGGCTGAACGCCGAGTTCGTGGAGGGCCGGGACCGCACCATCGGTCAACTCGCCATTCAGTTCGCCCTGCGTTCCCCGGCGATGGCGAGCGTCCTCCCCAACATCTACGACGAAAAGGGGCTGGAGGAGTACGCCGCCACCTTCGAGGCCGCGCCCCTGACGGACGACGAGTACGACGCCATCCAGGCGCTCTACCGCGATAACTTCGGCCTTACCCACGACCTGCGCGGGCAGGAGGTGGCACGATGA
- a CDS encoding NUDIX domain-containing protein, which produces MSHLSRTLPIKRAAHVYLVREEQLLLVEERMDDGSIFYGLPGGKAYPGESLASAAVRQVAVETGLTVTDLVFVSLLEGEMLTGTRNECYANFGRFTATFSGDLAPTDPEVVGVKWVPFEQVEGLVRYGPPPEVEERNPLIWVPTRDFLRGEARTYYPI; this is translated from the coding sequence ATGAGCCACCTGTCGCGCACCCTGCCGATCAAGCGCGCCGCACACGTCTACCTCGTCCGGGAGGAACAACTCCTGCTCGTCGAGGAGCGGATGGACGACGGCAGCATCTTTTACGGCCTGCCCGGCGGTAAGGCCTACCCGGGCGAGAGCCTCGCCAGCGCCGCCGTCCGGCAGGTGGCGGTGGAGACGGGCCTGACCGTCACCGACCTCGTGTTCGTGAGCCTGCTCGAGGGCGAGATGCTGACGGGCACCCGCAACGAGTGTTACGCCAACTTCGGGCGCTTCACGGCGACCTTCAGCGGCGACCTTGCGCCCACCGACCCCGAGGTCGTCGGCGTGAAGTGGGTGCCCTTCGAGCAGGTCGAGGGGCTGGTGCGCTACGGCCCGCCCCCCGAGGTCGAGGAACGCAACCCCCTGATCTGGGTGCCCACCCGCGACTTCCTGCGCGGCGAGGCCCGGACGTACTACCCCATCTGA
- a CDS encoding VOC family protein, whose product MLKHVSFLTRDLTATLAFYGRLGGVVEKDVATPEGFRRGVVRLGEGRLQFFQIEGEGPAPHGHWAEHVALHVPGLRDLLAGLRASGVTVTRGLQPSPGGRDMAFVLDPDGRQVELLEAEG is encoded by the coding sequence ATGCTCAAGCACGTCTCCTTCCTGACCCGGGACCTCACCGCCACCCTCGCCTTCTACGGGCGGCTGGGCGGCGTGGTCGAGAAGGACGTGGCGACCCCCGAGGGCTTCCGGCGCGGCGTGGTACGGCTGGGGGAGGGACGGCTCCAGTTCTTCCAGATCGAGGGAGAAGGACCCGCCCCGCACGGGCACTGGGCCGAACACGTCGCCCTGCACGTCCCCGGCCTGCGGGACCTCCTTGCTGGATTGCGCGCCTCGGGCGTGACCGTCACCCGGGGTCTCCAGCCCAGCCCCGGCGGGCGGGACATGGCCTTCGTGCTCGACCCGGACGGGCGGCAGGTGGAGCTGCTGGAGGCGGAAGGATGA
- a CDS encoding response regulator, with the protein MTAEPTPAAPSVRVLLVDDHAVVRQGLRLFLGLDPSIEVVGEAANGEEALAQAGILHPQVVVMDLMMPVMDGIQATRLLRRAWPDTEVIALTSTLEEHKVNGAIEAGAIGYMLKDASSDTLAGAIHAAARGEVRLHPEAARRLVRDFRSPDMRETLTPKETIVLQLIARGHSNRDIAHDQGVSEATVKTHVSRLLSKLGLESRTQAALYALRHGLARLE; encoded by the coding sequence GTGACCGCCGAACCCACCCCTGCTGCCCCCTCCGTGCGCGTACTCCTCGTGGACGACCACGCCGTCGTCCGGCAGGGGCTGCGTCTTTTCCTGGGTCTCGACCCCTCCATCGAGGTCGTCGGCGAGGCCGCCAACGGCGAGGAGGCGCTCGCCCAGGCGGGCATCCTGCACCCCCAGGTCGTCGTGATGGACCTGATGATGCCCGTGATGGACGGCATCCAGGCCACCCGGCTCCTGCGCCGCGCATGGCCCGACACGGAAGTGATCGCCCTGACGAGCACCCTGGAGGAGCACAAGGTGAACGGCGCCATCGAGGCCGGGGCCATCGGCTACATGCTCAAGGACGCCTCCTCGGACACGCTGGCGGGCGCCATCCACGCCGCCGCCCGGGGTGAGGTGCGGCTGCACCCGGAGGCCGCCCGCCGCCTGGTGCGCGACTTCCGCTCCCCCGACATGCGCGAGACGCTGACGCCCAAGGAGACCATCGTCTTGCAACTCATCGCGCGGGGCCACTCCAACCGCGACATCGCCCACGACCAGGGGGTGAGCGAGGCGACCGTGAAGACGCACGTGAGCCGGTTGCTGAGCAAGCTGGGGCTGGAGAGCCGGACGCAGGCGGCGCTGTACGCGCTGCGGCACGGGCTGGCGCGGCTGGAATGA
- a CDS encoding chlorite dismutase family protein yields the protein MMVDLDPSGQVTQREPDRAQRQFLNYAFYKLDPAFRRLPLTEREELKAEFLAAAQGWVDDAPAEKGIIQRTYSLVGVRADVDFMLWRIAFDVREFQEAQARLNRTRLMGYLTQPFNFVSMQRRSQYVNRIEGSGHGLEILPGQGKYLFIYPFIKTRPWYDLTPHSRQGMMDEHIYASGPFKGVRINTSYSYGIDDQEFVVSFDSDYPQEFVDLVHRLRYTEASMYTLRDTPMFTCVKKELAEVIQDLG from the coding sequence ATGATGGTGGACCTCGACCCCAGCGGGCAGGTCACGCAGCGCGAGCCCGACCGCGCCCAGCGGCAGTTCCTCAACTATGCCTTCTACAAGCTTGACCCCGCCTTCCGCCGCCTGCCTCTGACTGAACGGGAGGAGCTGAAGGCCGAGTTCCTCGCCGCCGCCCAGGGCTGGGTGGACGACGCTCCCGCCGAGAAGGGCATCATCCAGCGCACGTACAGCCTCGTCGGCGTGCGCGCGGACGTGGATTTCATGCTGTGGCGGATCGCCTTCGACGTGCGCGAGTTTCAGGAGGCGCAGGCGAGGCTCAACCGCACCCGGCTGATGGGCTACCTGACGCAGCCCTTCAACTTCGTCTCCATGCAGAGGCGCAGCCAGTACGTCAACCGCATCGAGGGCAGCGGGCACGGCCTCGAAATCCTGCCGGGGCAGGGCAAGTACCTCTTCATCTACCCCTTCATCAAGACCCGCCCGTGGTACGACCTGACGCCGCACTCGCGCCAGGGCATGATGGACGAGCACATCTACGCCTCGGGTCCCTTCAAGGGCGTGCGGATCAACACCTCGTACTCCTACGGCATCGACGACCAGGAGTTCGTGGTCTCCTTCGACTCCGACTACCCGCAGGAGTTCGTGGACCTCGTTCACCGCCTGCGCTACACCGAGGCGAGCATGTACACGCTGCGGGACACGCCGATGTTCACGTGCGTGAAAAAGGAGCTGGCGGAGGTGATACAGGACCTTGGCTGA
- a CDS encoding M1 family metallopeptidase: MRRKEQPRLALLLLGLLSLGWTGAQPSSPSTVPTLPLRPEVSPAADTLGDPIFPGLGQAGLDVRHYDVSLTVERPGTPELYGSVTLTLSSTRPLAEIRLDFLGLAVSAVRWNNRAAPYRVDAAAQKLSVTPPAPLLPGQEARLTVVYGGRPGVILDPGFGTPVQLGWQSVLAADGRVGANFTLSEPHGTHTFLPSNDHPSDKATFTTRLTVPQGFTAAASGVEGPVTERGGTRTFVFTQAQPIPTYVLGLHVNRFERVTAPAVPVGVGGATVARRDYFPVGTPPNVRAVYDRTGEALRVLSEWFGPYPFGACGVALVTPRLPALETATLSTIPPNLNTERTAVHELAHQWFGNDVSPATWADVWLNEGFATYSDVLWTEAQGGDGQAVAARWYDTLVRGGSRPLVATREEQLFDRSAYQRGALAVHALRAAVGDAAFRAFLRAYTARFSGGTVSTPEFLAFARAQTGERGEAALRLWVESPTLPPLPVVAGR; the protein is encoded by the coding sequence GTGCGACGCAAAGAACAGCCGCGGCTTGCCCTGCTCCTGCTGGGGCTCCTGAGCCTGGGCTGGACGGGGGCACAGCCGTCTTCCCCCTCCACCGTGCCCACCCTGCCCCTGCGCCCCGAGGTCTCCCCTGCGGCGGACACGCTCGGGGACCCCATCTTCCCCGGCCTCGGGCAGGCAGGGCTCGACGTGCGGCACTACGACGTGAGCCTGACGGTGGAGCGGCCCGGCACGCCCGAGCTGTACGGCAGCGTCACCCTCACGCTGAGCAGCACCCGGCCTCTCGCCGAAATTCGGCTGGACTTCCTGGGTCTGGCGGTGAGCGCCGTGCGCTGGAATAACCGGGCCGCGCCCTACCGGGTGGACGCGGCGGCCCAGAAGCTGAGCGTGACCCCGCCCGCGCCGCTGCTGCCGGGGCAGGAGGCGCGGTTGACGGTCGTGTACGGGGGGCGCCCCGGCGTGATTCTCGACCCAGGGTTCGGGACGCCCGTGCAACTCGGCTGGCAGAGCGTCCTGGCGGCGGACGGGCGGGTGGGGGCGAACTTCACCCTCAGCGAGCCGCACGGCACCCACACCTTCCTGCCCAGCAACGACCACCCCTCCGACAAGGCGACCTTCACCACGCGCCTCACCGTGCCGCAGGGCTTCACGGCGGCGGCGAGCGGGGTGGAGGGCCCGGTCACCGAGCGGGGGGGCACCCGCACCTTCGTCTTCACCCAGGCCCAGCCCATCCCGACCTACGTGCTGGGCCTGCACGTGAACCGCTTCGAGCGGGTGACGGCGCCCGCCGTGCCGGTGGGGGTGGGTGGGGCGACCGTCGCGCGGCGCGACTACTTCCCGGTGGGCACGCCCCCGAATGTCCGCGCCGTGTACGACCGGACCGGGGAGGCGCTGCGGGTGCTCTCGGAGTGGTTCGGCCCCTACCCCTTCGGGGCGTGTGGGGTGGCCCTCGTCACGCCCCGGCTGCCCGCGCTGGAGACGGCCACGCTCAGTACCATCCCGCCCAACCTGAACACCGAGCGCACCGCCGTTCACGAACTCGCCCACCAGTGGTTCGGCAACGACGTGAGCCCCGCGACCTGGGCCGACGTGTGGCTCAACGAGGGCTTCGCCACCTACTCGGACGTGCTGTGGACCGAGGCGCAGGGCGGAGACGGGCAGGCGGTCGCCGCCCGCTGGTACGACACCCTCGTGCGCGGGGGCAGCCGTCCCCTCGTCGCCACGCGGGAGGAGCAGCTCTTCGACCGCAGCGCCTACCAGCGCGGGGCCCTCGCCGTCCACGCCCTGCGCGCGGCGGTCGGCGACGCCGCCTTCCGGGCCTTCCTGCGCGCCTACACGGCCCGCTTCTCGGGGGGCACGGTGAGCACCCCGGAGTTCCTCGCCTTCGCCCGCGCGCAGACGGGAGAGCGGGGGGAGGCGGCGCTGCGGCTGTGGGTGGAGTCGCCCACGCTGCCGCCGCTGCCGGTGGTGGCGGGGCGGTGA
- a CDS encoding sensor histidine kinase — protein sequence MMEAMTLPPAPGRPRREGPWSDLLSARTYRVALYVGLALPLGGLVFLLLAAGTLAGVLTLPLLVGAALLLGTLWLVPALAGVQRWLAGLLGVRFSRVLPPPTHAGVLPWLRATLSDGATYRALMFHTVQLPLAALCWTVLGSLLGVSLLALTAPLWTRRPDLFPVMWDGGTVAFSGLGVAGLTLAGVGGLLVTAAVLDLFGRMWTRLATALLANRADEVIARREVAALRRAAGRVALGDDLGATLADLAAQARAASTARAVALVSPDGTVRAASGPDHPGLRGPAPLLPAGGADVRLAAGGGARATLPVVAGGRDGGTLRAVYAPGSGPTPDELAFLLSIADHAGTALHAAELIEQASARAGEQERARLARELHDSVAQALYGITLGAKTARATLGRDEAKTRASLDYTIRLAEGGVSEMKALLFSLRPDALEEGGLVAALSQHAHALEARHGLTVHAGMGAEPGLSPAAQAAAYRVAQEAMHNVVKHARASRVWLTVRGEGGEVTVQVRDDGRGFDPGALPGGTLGQRGMRERAREVGGTLDVRSEPGQGTTVTLTLPAEPRPTPAPGGEVTA from the coding sequence ATGATGGAGGCGATGACCCTGCCACCCGCACCGGGGCGCCCGCGCCGGGAGGGGCCCTGGAGCGATCTCCTGAGTGCCCGGACTTACCGCGTCGCCCTGTACGTCGGGCTGGCGCTGCCGCTGGGCGGGCTGGTCTTCCTCCTGCTCGCCGCCGGGACGCTCGCGGGCGTGCTGACCCTGCCGCTGCTGGTCGGCGCCGCGCTGCTGCTGGGCACCCTCTGGCTCGTCCCGGCGCTCGCGGGGGTGCAGCGGTGGCTGGCGGGGCTGCTCGGCGTGCGCTTCTCCCGGGTGCTGCCGCCGCCGACCCACGCGGGCGTCCTCCCCTGGCTGCGGGCGACCCTGAGCGACGGGGCGACCTACCGGGCGCTGATGTTCCACACCGTGCAGCTTCCCCTGGCCGCCCTGTGCTGGACGGTGCTGGGCTCCCTGCTCGGCGTGTCGCTGCTCGCCCTCACGGCTCCGCTGTGGACCCGCCGTCCCGACCTGTTTCCCGTGATGTGGGACGGCGGCACGGTGGCCTTTTCCGGGCTCGGCGTGGCGGGCCTGACCCTGGCGGGGGTGGGCGGACTTCTCGTCACGGCGGCGGTGCTCGACCTGTTCGGTCGGATGTGGACCCGGCTCGCCACCGCGCTGCTCGCCAACCGGGCGGACGAGGTGATCGCCCGCCGCGAGGTGGCCGCCCTGCGCCGCGCGGCGGGCCGGGTGGCCCTGGGCGACGACCTGGGCGCGACCCTCGCCGACCTGGCGGCCCAGGCGCGGGCGGCGAGCACGGCGCGGGCGGTGGCGCTGGTGAGCCCCGACGGCACGGTGCGCGCGGCGAGCGGCCCCGACCACCCCGGGCTGCGCGGCCCCGCGCCCCTCCTCCCGGCGGGGGGAGCGGACGTGCGCCTCGCGGCGGGGGGCGGCGCCCGGGCGACCCTGCCGGTCGTGGCGGGGGGGCGGGACGGCGGCACCCTGCGCGCGGTGTACGCGCCCGGCAGCGGGCCCACCCCGGACGAACTCGCCTTTTTGCTGAGCATCGCCGACCACGCGGGCACGGCCCTGCACGCCGCCGAACTGATCGAGCAGGCGAGCGCGCGCGCCGGGGAGCAGGAACGTGCCCGGCTGGCCCGCGAGCTGCACGACAGCGTGGCGCAGGCCCTCTACGGCATCACCCTCGGCGCGAAGACCGCCCGCGCCACCCTGGGCCGCGACGAGGCCAAGACCCGGGCGAGCCTCGACTACACCATCCGCCTCGCGGAGGGGGGTGTCTCGGAGATGAAGGCGCTGCTCTTCAGCCTGCGCCCCGACGCGCTGGAGGAGGGCGGGCTCGTCGCGGCCCTGTCGCAGCACGCGCACGCCCTGGAGGCCCGCCACGGCCTGACCGTCCACGCGGGGATGGGGGCCGAGCCGGGCCTCTCCCCCGCCGCGCAGGCCGCCGCCTACCGGGTGGCGCAGGAGGCGATGCACAACGTCGTCAAGCACGCCCGCGCGAGTCGGGTGTGGCTGACCGTCCGCGGGGAAGGGGGGGAGGTCACCGTGCAGGTGAGAGACGACGGGCGGGGCTTCGACCCGGGGGCGCTGCCGGGCGGCACCCTCGGGCAGCGGGGGATGCGGGAGCGGGCGCGGGAGGTCGGCGGCACCCTCGACGTGAGGAGCGAACCCGGCCAGGGCACCACCGTCACGCTGACCCTGCCCGCCGAGCCCCGGCCGACCCCGGCGCCCGGGGGGGAGGTGACCGCGTGA
- a CDS encoding PH domain-containing protein has translation MRQSVPLARHSSAWLTALTWLTPLVLLGAAWLPVGDPMPLPVRLLFTLMAAGLLALFIWLPRRLGYALTDEGLEIRRASGTFVWPYRDLRASATPHALGVKQGGVNAPGYFSGAFAWPGEGPNTILALSSSPRGGVLVTSQGRRYFLTPADPDAFLRELRARGVPDA, from the coding sequence GTGAGACAGTCCGTCCCCCTCGCCCGGCACTCTTCCGCATGGCTCACGGCACTGACGTGGCTGACACCCCTGGTGTTGCTGGGAGCCGCGTGGCTGCCGGTGGGCGACCCCATGCCCCTGCCCGTCCGCCTCCTCTTCACGCTGATGGCCGCCGGGCTCCTCGCGCTGTTCATCTGGCTGCCCCGCCGCCTGGGCTACGCGCTGACTGACGAGGGGCTGGAGATTCGCCGGGCGTCCGGCACCTTCGTCTGGCCCTACCGCGACCTGCGGGCCAGCGCCACCCCTCATGCCCTGGGCGTCAAGCAGGGGGGCGTGAATGCACCGGGCTACTTCTCCGGGGCCTTCGCGTGGCCGGGGGAAGGCCCGAACACCATCCTGGCCCTGTCCTCGTCCCCCCGGGGCGGCGTGCTGGTGACCTCCCAGGGCAGGCGGTACTTCCTGACGCCCGCCGACCCGGACGCCTTCCTGCGCGAGCTGCGGGCACGGGGTGTGCCGGACGCATAA